CTAAACTAAGTTGGTCCTCTGTTCATCGGAGGATCAAGCAATCTATGAGCGATCGGAAAGTCTACTATCTCGACAACAATGCCACAACTCGCGTCGCACCCGAAGTGGTGGATGCCATGTTGCCGTTCCTACGCGAGCTTTGGGGGAATCCCTCGAGCGCGTACGGATTTGGCGCGCAGGTCCATCAACATGTCGAGAATGCCAGGGCTCAGGTCGCTTCGCTGATCAACGCGGATCCTAAGGAGATCGTCTTCACCAGCTGCGGCACCGAAAGCAACAACTCCGCGATCCATAGCGCGCTGATGCTGAGTCCCGCCAAGAAGCACGTGATCACCACTGCGGTGGAGCACTCTGCGAACATCAACTTCTGTGAGTTCCTCACCAAGCGTGGGTATGAAGTCACCTATCTCCCCGTCGAAGCCGACGGCTCGCTTGATGTTCATCTGGTGGAGAAGTCCATCCGCCCTGACACGGCCATCGTTTCGGCGATGTGGGCGAACAACGAGACGGGGGTGCTGTTCCCCATTGAAGAGATGGCTGCCATTTGCCGCAGCAAGGGTGTTCTCTTTCACACGGATGCAGTTCAAACCCCGGGCAAGCTGAAGATCGATGTCAAATCGCTGGGGGTCGATTTTCTGTCTCTCTCGGCCCACAAACTTCATGCCCCCAAGGGAATCGGGCTGCTTTACGTCAAGCGTCGCACCAAGTATCAGCCTTATGTGATCGGGGGACATCAAGAGCATGGGCGTCGAGGCGGTACGGAGAACGTTGCCAACATTGTTGGTTTCGGCCGCGCGGCTGAGCTGGCGATGGCTACGCTCTCGGACGAGAACACCCGCGTCCGCGCCTTGCGCGACCGCCTGGAGACCGGGATCATGAGCGCTATCCCGAATGTCTTGCGCAACGGTTCGCGCGACAACCGTCTTCCGAACACCACCAACCTCTGTTTCGAGTTCGTCGAGGCTGAGGCGGTTTTGCTGAAGCTGGACCTGCTCGGCATTTGTGCCTCCAGCGGCTCTGCCTGCACCACCGGCTCGTTGGATCCCTCCCATGTATTGTCGGCCATGGGCCTCACCCCGATGCGCGCGCGCGGCAGCGTTCGGTTCAGCCTAGGCATTTACAACTCGGATGAGGACGTCGACTACGTCCTGACGCATCTTCCGAAAATCATCACGGACTTGCGCGCCATTTCGCCGTTGAACCCGGAACACCCGGACAACGACAACTACGACATCGAATCGGCTCGTGCGAAGCACGAGGAGGATATGGCGAAGGCCAGCGCGTCGTAGCCGAGGGTCGGGAGGGCGGAGTTCAGTTGCGGATCGCGCCCCATCCATCATCAACCCTGCTTCAGGATGAGCCGGTAAAACGTTCCCACGCTGCCAGGATCCAGAGGGAATGTGCGGCGCAACTGTGGTTCAGACGAGGTGGGTGCCACGGTCTCAAGAACCTCCCACGGACCTTGCTCCAGGCTCTGCCGTCGTTGTAGCTCATAGACCTTGCCAGGTACTAGGGATGCTTGTAGGAGGAGTTGCGGGGATCCTGGATCCCCCTCGCTCAATGCGGTCAGGGCGAGGACGCTTGCGGGGTTCCGCGGATCGGTGCCTGCCAGGAATTCTAAGTAGTTGCTAGTGCCATCCAAGTCCGAGTCGATTCTAGATTCGTCGGTGGCGGTGCTGAATCCATACTGAGCTTCCCAGTCATCGGGCAGGCCGTCCGAGTCGACGTCGCCGCGATTGGTGCGTTCCGGGGTTCCGCCGATGACGAGCTTTTGAATCGTGCTGGAGCCGTCCGGCCGGCGTCCTTCGGAAACGCCGTCCGTCTGAGGACCGAAAGTGACGGAGTCAACCAGTTTGCCGGCCGGATCATAAAGCAGGATTGACTCGCCACTGCCACTGAGCCGGAAGCGGACGTGGTCAGCTCCCTGTTCCGGATCGCTGTCAGCCTGGAAACGAGTAAATGACCAGGGGGCGAGGAAGCTGAGCGCCGGCAACTGAGTGTTGGTGGGTTGATTCGCGGAGTCACTCAGATAGCAGCCGGACACAGCCACCGCTGCCAGTTGGGGATTGAAGAGCTCGAACCAGTCGGGCCCGGAACTCGGATTGGCCATCCACTCGTTGACGCGCACGGCCTCGAGACTGCCCAGCGCCTGCGACTGATTGACCTGCCCCGGGGTGGGGTGGGTGAGAGTCCAGACTCCCTCGGTATCCGCAATCCGGCCGATCGAATAGTTCGGAGGCTGCAGTCCGTAGCGGATCGAGTCCTGCTGGATCCAGCCTCCTTGGCCGTCGGGAGAATAAAGCCAGATTCCCCCTCCGCCGGGGCTAAGCTGGATGGGGGCGATGAATCCAGCGGGACGGTCGGGAGGGTTGCACCAGACGACGAGATGAGATTTCGGCCCCAGCAGAGTATCCGCGGGGAAAACGTATTGGGCGGGTGTGGCGGGATCGATCGTGAGAGCTGTCCCGGCAAGATCGGCCGTTTCGTTGGAGGCGTTGACCAGCTCGATCCAGTTGGGATGAGTGGCGCCGTGTTGGATCGCGGTTTGGTTGAACGCCATCAACTCATTAAGCCGGACTGTTCCTGTCCCGGTTTCCACGGTGACCTCGAGTTGCGCACCGAACACCACATCCGGGCTGGCGTTGGCGCGTTGGTGGACTTGAACGGCGATGAGGTTTTCACCCGTCACCAGGTTGGTGGTGGGAAGATTCAGCGGGAGTTCGAACGTGGCATCGGGAATATCGCGTGAGGCCGTCTGAGTGGGTGGGAGGGCGCCGATCGGGAAGAACGCGGACACGTTCACTCTCAGGGCCTCCGCTCCGTTCAAATAGTATACCGCTCCATCGTCGAGATAGTGTCGGACGCGGAGGGTTACCTTTTGGGGATCGGCCGGGAGAGTGAAACTTTTCCGGAAGTAGTACGTGCGAAAGCCCAGGGGGAGGGGAGTCTTGATGGGGGCGGTCAGCGTGGACGTGCTGACCCCGAACAGCCCTGCGCCCTGCTTCCAAGAGGAGTCATCGAAGGCATTTTCCCTCCACACCTTCGTGTAGTTGGTTCCCGAGTCGTCGTACTTCCAGGAGTCGTCGATGCCGATCAGCTGGAGTCGGCGAAAGTTACCCCCGTAGCGGAAGGAGGACTCCTGAGAAACGATGGAGGGATGCCCCTCGCCATCGAGGTGAACGACTCTCCAGAAATACTGCCGGCCGGGCTCCAGCTGTGCGAAGGGGATGGCTATGGACGTGCGAGCGACTTGGCTCGTCTGCGCGAAAACCGGAAATCGATAGCTTCCGTTTTCTGCCCGGATCTCCCAGTAGGTAGCTGTGTGGGCGGAGCCTGAAGCCAGGCTGTGCTCGTAGGCGCTGCTCACGAGCGACGCCGGGCCCACCACCGATTCACCTCCCGTGGGAGAGACGTTGACCGGACGCTTGGGGCGATGGAAGGTTCCGAACGTCTGGTCATTGATGGATTGCTGACGTGCGGGCGCATAGGTGATCAGGTTGGCATGGGTCAGCCCGTTGGCGGCCAGGGTGTCGGGATGCAACGCCGTGTTGTTCAGCCACCA
This genomic window from Verrucomicrobiales bacterium contains:
- the nifS gene encoding cysteine desulfurase NifS, which translates into the protein MSDRKVYYLDNNATTRVAPEVVDAMLPFLRELWGNPSSAYGFGAQVHQHVENARAQVASLINADPKEIVFTSCGTESNNSAIHSALMLSPAKKHVITTAVEHSANINFCEFLTKRGYEVTYLPVEADGSLDVHLVEKSIRPDTAIVSAMWANNETGVLFPIEEMAAICRSKGVLFHTDAVQTPGKLKIDVKSLGVDFLSLSAHKLHAPKGIGLLYVKRRTKYQPYVIGGHQEHGRRGGTENVANIVGFGRAAELAMATLSDENTRVRALRDRLETGIMSAIPNVLRNGSRDNRLPNTTNLCFEFVEAEAVLLKLDLLGICASSGSACTTGSLDPSHVLSAMGLTPMRARGSVRFSLGIYNSDEDVDYVLTHLPKIITDLRAISPLNPEHPDNDNYDIESARAKHEEDMAKASAS
- a CDS encoding lamin tail domain-containing protein gives rise to the protein MISTHCAIFSLGLLLSAASATAGVIINEIHYHPVEEAVFDTNGLPVLDLSEDVHEFIELHNTGTTAVDLSRWHFDSGVLFTFPNGSVIGPSGFVVVAKAPSRLTALSAYPSLAGAVYGPYSGTLANGDGETVRLKDGAGAIQDAVPYGATFPWAVGADGFGASERWTGINPLDWQYRGRSLERVSVSHPSADPANWLASPFPGNPSPGKPNAVTRATPLPLPTRVRLAQVDTEAFPIQAGKPARVEITLSGTNELGKVRVDYFVDEINRTNETINSVEMSGTSSQLSATLPGFAPRSIIRYRIMAQRTTADLGNFEQRILPREDDPFAWNGFFVVTNRTSPTDAYDLFASTNTLTQLVKNQQDNPGQGWNPPLGTKPIGRFNLTEPAVLAYRGEIYDVEIRHSGSFYRRDFSRNSFKVELPAYKKLAGHNTILILDKGTENMFGHQLFEALGFPTVRTRIVDLYLNNQGRVSRIEFEENDEEMLQRWADAEKVQNPDQPKPGTGLLYKASGFQVLGPFGPADGSVLPPNEGWTPLERYEWVYSTKNEDWEGYVPLKSMIDEMWAARGPLPATDIPALRAYLTAKWDVARTIDYVAIRAWMSVRDDTYHNHMEWRQSNGLWTMVPWDFDGELTEVTSSIFNGENGNWFKDNIFKAFREEYKQRLWWLNNTALHPDTLAANGLTHANLITYAPARQQSINDQTFGTFHRPKRPVNVSPTGGESVVGPASLVSSAYEHSLASGSAHTATYWEIRAENGSYRFPVFAQTSQVARTSIAIPFAQLEPGRQYFWRVVHLDGEGHPSIVSQESSFRYGGNFRRLQLIGIDDSWKYDDSGTNYTKVWRENAFDDSSWKQGAGLFGVSTSTLTAPIKTPLPLGFRTYYFRKSFTLPADPQKVTLRVRHYLDDGAVYYLNGAEALRVNVSAFFPIGALPPTQTASRDIPDATFELPLNLPTTNLVTGENLIAVQVHQRANASPDVVFGAQLEVTVETGTGTVRLNELMAFNQTAIQHGATHPNWIELVNASNETADLAGTALTIDPATPAQYVFPADTLLGPKSHLVVWCNPPDRPAGFIAPIQLSPGGGGIWLYSPDGQGGWIQQDSIRYGLQPPNYSIGRIADTEGVWTLTHPTPGQVNQSQALGSLEAVRVNEWMANPSSGPDWFELFNPQLAAVAVSGCYLSDSANQPTNTQLPALSFLAPWSFTRFQADSDPEQGADHVRFRLSGSGESILLYDPAGKLVDSVTFGPQTDGVSEGRRPDGSSTIQKLVIGGTPERTNRGDVDSDGLPDDWEAQYGFSTATDESRIDSDLDGTSNYLEFLAGTDPRNPASVLALTALSEGDPGSPQLLLQASLVPGKVYELQRRQSLEQGPWEVLETVAPTSSEPQLRRTFPLDPGSVGTFYRLILKQG